The following are encoded together in the Planctomycetia bacterium genome:
- a CDS encoding heavy metal translocating P-type ATPase, with protein MLKRYHNFLQRNYRAAMTTSLALPSRSAVHTSATRSEVICSHCQLPVPAGLVAPGAKEQFCCSGCSTVWQLLHAEGLDAFYQICRSVDSQPLQARNLPDDYSEMDDPTFQSTYVRQLPGGLSEVRLILEGMHCAACVWLVEKLPLLCQGVQESRAQLLSRQVLIRWNQSQLPLSKIACQLSRLGYACHPASETHRTSLHRKEMHQHLVRLGMAGLCAGNSMLIAFALYGGLFDGISHEHETILRWVSAGLGLIALLWPGATFFRGAWHALRARMPHMDISLAIGLAAGGIMGIYNTIMGNGEIYFDSLCMLIFVLLIGRFLQYRQQQRAAESLSLLRSLTPRIAFRVIPTGIESVPTVSLKPGDEVEVRVGDLLPADGVVLSGQSTLDQSLLTGESAGVPIQPGGIVTAGATNLGSVLRLRVAAIGKDSRIGKLMDLVESASLAHTPIVELANRVSGYFIYLVLTLAAVTLGIWWHQGAVIAINHTIALLIVACPCALGLATPMTIAIAQGRAARQKILIRRGDVFELLSQPGMVWLDKTGTITEGKVTLKDWQGDERFMPGVLALEQGIVHPLAVSMVNALRERMGNIKPALCREQQYHSGYGVEGWVDGQHLVAGSRAMMERFQIPLSVSSTKRVSGWLRAGWTPIYVACDGNLVAQAALGDAIRRDAADSLQTLRQAGWQVGILSGDHQSIVRQVADQLQIPDSMAYGEVTPEHKLEIVKHSRNQFGTVVMVGDGVNDAAALAAASVGIAVQGGAEVALQTAPVYLGTPGLAPLLDLMQGSKRTLQAIRRGLIISLGYNLCAMGLAVSGYITPLLAAILMPISSLTVTVLAASQQTFRSDS; from the coding sequence GTGCTGAAGCGATACCACAACTTTCTACAACGAAACTACCGTGCTGCCATGACGACTAGCCTGGCACTTCCATCTCGCTCAGCGGTACACACTTCAGCGACGCGAAGTGAGGTGATTTGTTCCCATTGTCAATTGCCGGTACCAGCCGGATTGGTGGCGCCTGGGGCAAAGGAACAGTTCTGTTGTTCGGGTTGCAGCACGGTCTGGCAATTGTTGCATGCCGAAGGATTGGATGCGTTCTATCAGATCTGTCGCTCGGTTGATTCACAACCACTTCAGGCCAGGAATCTGCCTGATGATTACTCGGAAATGGATGATCCAACCTTCCAATCAACCTATGTCCGTCAATTGCCAGGTGGATTAAGTGAAGTACGTCTCATTCTGGAAGGGATGCACTGTGCGGCATGTGTCTGGCTGGTGGAAAAGTTGCCGTTGCTCTGCCAGGGTGTGCAGGAAAGTCGAGCTCAGCTGCTTTCACGCCAGGTGCTGATACGCTGGAACCAGTCGCAGTTACCACTTTCGAAGATTGCCTGTCAACTTTCCCGATTGGGCTATGCCTGTCACCCTGCCAGTGAAACTCACCGCACCTCGCTACATCGTAAGGAGATGCATCAGCATCTGGTCAGGCTCGGCATGGCGGGGCTTTGTGCAGGCAACAGCATGTTGATTGCTTTTGCCCTCTACGGAGGATTATTTGATGGCATCTCGCACGAGCATGAAACGATTTTGCGATGGGTGAGCGCAGGTCTGGGGCTGATTGCACTGCTTTGGCCGGGAGCGACCTTTTTCCGGGGGGCCTGGCATGCTCTGCGAGCCCGGATGCCACATATGGATATCTCGCTCGCCATTGGCCTGGCAGCGGGCGGCATCATGGGTATCTACAACACCATCATGGGCAATGGGGAGATTTATTTCGATTCGCTGTGCATGCTCATCTTTGTCTTGTTGATTGGTCGTTTTCTGCAGTATCGTCAACAACAGCGTGCTGCGGAGAGTCTGTCGTTGCTTCGCAGCCTGACACCTCGCATTGCCTTTCGCGTAATCCCGACAGGAATCGAAAGCGTGCCCACTGTGTCCCTGAAGCCGGGCGACGAGGTGGAAGTGCGAGTGGGAGACCTGTTGCCAGCCGATGGCGTTGTGCTTTCCGGACAATCCACGCTTGACCAATCCCTGCTGACGGGGGAATCTGCTGGTGTACCTATACAACCTGGCGGTATTGTCACAGCCGGGGCTACCAACCTGGGCAGCGTGCTGAGGCTGAGGGTTGCTGCGATTGGAAAAGACAGTCGCATCGGCAAGCTGATGGACCTGGTCGAGTCAGCTTCGCTGGCACATACCCCCATCGTCGAACTGGCTAATCGTGTTTCTGGTTATTTCATCTACCTGGTGCTGACGCTTGCTGCAGTCACGCTCGGCATCTGGTGGCATCAGGGTGCAGTCATCGCCATCAACCACACGATTGCTCTGCTCATTGTCGCATGTCCCTGTGCCCTGGGGCTGGCCACTCCCATGACGATTGCCATCGCCCAGGGGCGGGCTGCGAGACAGAAGATTCTCATTCGCCGAGGAGATGTCTTTGAACTACTCAGCCAGCCGGGCATGGTCTGGCTCGATAAGACAGGCACGATAACCGAAGGGAAAGTGACACTGAAGGACTGGCAAGGGGATGAGCGGTTCATGCCGGGCGTTCTTGCCCTGGAACAGGGCATTGTCCATCCTTTGGCAGTTTCAATGGTCAATGCACTGCGGGAGCGAATGGGAAATATCAAGCCTGCATTATGCCGGGAACAGCAGTATCACTCAGGATATGGTGTCGAAGGCTGGGTGGATGGACAGCATCTTGTTGCCGGGTCGCGAGCCATGATGGAACGATTCCAGATTCCGTTATCGGTCTCGTCAACTAAAAGGGTCTCAGGTTGGCTGAGGGCAGGCTGGACGCCGATCTACGTTGCCTGCGATGGCAATCTGGTAGCCCAGGCAGCCCTTGGTGATGCCATTCGCAGAGATGCGGCAGACAGTCTTCAGACGCTGCGCCAGGCTGGCTGGCAAGTTGGTATTCTCTCCGGAGATCATCAATCCATTGTTCGGCAGGTTGCAGACCAGTTGCAGATACCGGATAGCATGGCTTACGGCGAGGTAACTCCAGAACACAAACTGGAGATCGTAAAGCATTCCCGTAATCAGTTCGGTACTGTGGTGATGGTGGGGGATGGTGTGAATGACGCTGCGGCATTGGCTGCAGCTTCCGTGGGAATTGCAGTTCAAGGCGGTGCAGAAGTGGCGTTGCAGACTGCACCCGTTTACCTGGGAACGCCGGGGCTCGCACCACTTCTGGATCTTATGCAAGGCAGCAAACGTACACTGCAGGCCATTCGTCGGGGATTGATCATCTCGCTAGGATATAATTTATGTGCAATGGGACTGGCTGTTTCTGGGTACATCACGCCCCTGCTGGCAGCCATCCTCATGCCGATCAGTTCACTCACCGTCACTGTACTTGCTGCCAGCCAGCAAACATTCAGGAGCGACTCATGA
- a CDS encoding sulfite exporter TauE/SafE family protein, whose product MNLELLVTIVAASLLGSTHCAGMCGPFVLLLTGKPGETDRGVSSKLTAYHLGRLTTYVLLGTLAGALGQALNSTGWLVESQRGAAYLAAATMFLSAVVLLLRQAGVPIQHLPIPQHWVKGIYAGFRWAKAWPEVFRSWWIGLLTTWIPCGWLYAFVIVAAGSGDVVSGMVIMLAFWLGTLPMLSLIGVSAGHLSQHWRSATPWIAIAACLVLGSMTLMHRSTFGLSIHSNNEFVGAEAIPQLSTTKLPCCHDD is encoded by the coding sequence ATGAATCTGGAACTGCTGGTGACTATTGTCGCAGCGAGCCTGTTAGGCAGCACACATTGCGCCGGTATGTGCGGGCCGTTTGTGCTTCTGTTGACGGGTAAACCCGGTGAAACTGATCGAGGTGTGTCCAGCAAGCTGACAGCCTACCACCTGGGCAGGCTGACAACCTATGTACTGCTTGGTACGCTGGCCGGGGCGTTAGGCCAGGCTTTGAACTCCACCGGTTGGCTCGTTGAGTCGCAGCGTGGGGCAGCGTACCTGGCGGCTGCCACCATGTTCCTGAGCGCTGTAGTGTTGCTATTGCGACAAGCGGGTGTGCCAATACAGCATCTGCCGATACCGCAGCACTGGGTGAAAGGGATTTATGCCGGGTTTCGTTGGGCGAAAGCCTGGCCAGAAGTTTTCCGTTCCTGGTGGATCGGCCTGCTTACCACCTGGATTCCATGTGGCTGGTTATACGCTTTTGTCATAGTGGCTGCAGGTAGTGGCGATGTGGTCAGTGGCATGGTCATCATGCTGGCATTCTGGCTGGGAACCTTACCAATGCTGAGCTTGATTGGTGTTTCCGCAGGCCATCTATCGCAGCACTGGCGATCAGCCACGCCCTGGATTGCAATTGCCGCTTGTCTGGTTCTTGGCTCGATGACATTGATGCATCGATCTACGTTCGGGTTATCGATTCACTCGAATAACGAGTTTGTCGGTGCTGAAGCGATACCACAACTTTCTACAACGAAACTACCGTGCTGCCATGACGACTAG
- a CDS encoding FixH family protein — protein MSSTGAVIELEQQSERRARLMWGGLIAGFFVVQFSMSMVAIVLATSDPTHSVIPNYHQQAMEHDKILSERQASERLGWKWKVYLETPSSSSPVHSFTVEIKNAQDQPVEMAQVSVELWHHARGNQRQQVRLTPVGHQTGLYRGQARLGRTGVWQIDLNVIRDGEHFVDRQEKFWRFSS, from the coding sequence ATGTCGTCTACTGGGGCCGTGATCGAACTGGAACAGCAATCGGAACGACGTGCCCGGCTGATGTGGGGCGGCCTGATTGCAGGTTTCTTTGTGGTTCAGTTTTCCATGAGTATGGTTGCCATCGTTCTGGCAACCAGTGATCCTACGCATTCTGTCATTCCCAATTATCATCAGCAGGCGATGGAACACGACAAGATCCTAAGCGAACGACAAGCCAGTGAGCGGCTGGGTTGGAAGTGGAAGGTGTACCTTGAGACTCCAAGCAGTAGTTCTCCTGTTCACAGTTTCACGGTAGAGATAAAGAACGCACAGGATCAGCCGGTGGAGATGGCACAGGTGAGCGTGGAACTCTGGCACCATGCCCGGGGAAATCAGCGACAACAAGTACGGCTAACGCCGGTTGGGCATCAGACGGGGCTTTACCGCGGACAGGCTCGACTGGGTAGAACAGGGGTCTGGCAGATTGATCTGAACGTAATTCGCGATGGCGAGCACTTCGTTGATCGACAGGAAAAGTTCTGGAGATTCAGTTCATGA
- the ccoG gene encoding cytochrome c oxidase accessory protein CcoG produces the protein MMSALLQPEEHVLSTLEKDGSRRWLYPRLSPGRYWHARRLVGYGLIILFVLLPHWKINGKPAILLDLLHRQFSFFGLTLLPTDTLLLALFMVSVFLTIFLLTALYGRVWCGWACPQTVYLEYVFRPIERFFDGTMGKGGKPSSLTPGWRRSLKFVAYLMVSMLLAHTFLAYFVGVDQLSHWILGSPFNHPVAFMVMAVVTGLMLFDFGYFREQTCLVACPYGRLQSVLLDKQSLIVAYDVKRGEPRGKLRTELQLAERTQGDCIDCGLCVRTCPTGIDIRQGLQMECVHCTQCIDACDEIMDKINKPRGLIRYSCQEAIEGLPHKKLRPRVVIYPLLLLIAVSAFVIVLSRRAPVDVTVLRTLGSPFTVTAEGTVQNTFQIKLVNREQEDRSYTLELLDTGAVKKDEVKLEAVGQPWLARPLELNTHAVLVTVPKSAFTFGHYDLKLAVKDGSTVRKEITCRLLGP, from the coding sequence ATCATGTCAGCCCTGCTGCAACCTGAAGAACATGTCCTCTCGACGCTGGAGAAAGATGGATCACGCCGCTGGCTCTATCCTCGTCTTTCTCCGGGACGATACTGGCATGCTCGGCGTCTTGTCGGGTACGGGCTGATCATCCTCTTTGTGCTGCTTCCCCATTGGAAGATCAATGGCAAGCCAGCCATCCTGCTCGATCTGCTGCATCGGCAGTTTTCGTTTTTCGGTCTGACGCTGTTGCCGACAGATACGCTGCTTTTGGCGCTGTTCATGGTCTCCGTGTTTCTGACCATCTTCCTGCTGACGGCACTGTATGGCCGGGTCTGGTGCGGCTGGGCCTGTCCACAGACGGTGTATCTCGAATATGTGTTTCGCCCCATCGAACGGTTCTTTGATGGTACCATGGGTAAGGGGGGCAAGCCCTCCTCGCTGACACCGGGCTGGCGACGCAGTCTGAAGTTTGTTGCCTATCTGATGGTCTCAATGCTGCTGGCACATACGTTTCTTGCCTATTTCGTTGGTGTAGATCAACTCAGCCATTGGATCCTGGGCTCTCCCTTCAACCATCCTGTTGCCTTCATGGTGATGGCGGTCGTCACCGGGCTGATGCTTTTTGACTTCGGCTACTTTCGGGAACAGACCTGTCTGGTGGCATGCCCTTACGGAAGGCTGCAATCGGTTCTACTCGACAAGCAATCGCTGATTGTGGCTTACGATGTGAAACGGGGCGAACCGCGTGGCAAGCTTCGCACCGAGTTGCAGTTGGCGGAACGAACCCAGGGTGACTGCATCGATTGCGGATTATGTGTACGTACGTGTCCTACCGGTATCGATATTCGTCAGGGCCTGCAGATGGAATGCGTCCACTGTACGCAGTGCATCGATGCCTGCGATGAGATCATGGACAAGATCAACAAACCTCGCGGGCTGATTCGTTACTCCTGCCAAGAAGCCATCGAAGGATTACCTCACAAGAAGCTGCGCCCACGCGTGGTGATCTATCCGCTGCTGCTGTTGATTGCAGTATCAGCCTTTGTCATTGTGCTGAGCCGGCGTGCTCCTGTGGATGTTACCGTTCTGCGGACACTAGGCAGTCCATTTACTGTGACGGCTGAGGGCACGGTACAGAACACTTTTCAGATCAAACTCGTGAATCGTGAACAGGAAGATCGCAGCTACACCCTGGAACTGCTCGATACTGGTGCTGTCAAGAAAGATGAAGTGAAACTCGAAGCAGTTGGTCAGCCCTGGCTGGCCAGGCCCTTGGAGCTGAACACGCATGCGGTGCTGGTCACGGTGCCGAAATCAGCCTTTACCTTCGGGCATTATGATTTGAAGCTTGCCGTCAAAGATGGCAGCACGGTACGAAAGGAGATCACATGTCGTCTACTGGGGCCGTGA
- a CDS encoding c-type cytochrome, translating to MSEQAQQPMDHLYDGIQEYDNPLPGWWTWLFVASIFFSIGYWVYYHTNEPGRSALDGYTAEVAEDLRIRFSEIGTLTPDRATILKYMDDTKWRTVGEIVYKSNCVSCHGDKGEGKVGPNLTDEQWKNVKVIEDIATVVANGANNQAMPAWKNRLHPNELVLVSAYVASLRGSNPPGAKAAEGNPIPPWK from the coding sequence ATGAGTGAGCAAGCTCAACAACCCATGGATCACCTGTATGATGGGATCCAGGAGTATGACAATCCACTTCCAGGCTGGTGGACCTGGCTGTTTGTGGCCAGCATCTTCTTCAGCATTGGATATTGGGTTTATTACCATACGAATGAACCTGGTCGATCTGCGCTCGATGGCTACACGGCAGAGGTTGCGGAAGATCTTCGCATACGATTTTCAGAGATCGGCACACTTACGCCCGATCGCGCGACCATTCTGAAATACATGGATGATACAAAATGGCGTACCGTGGGTGAGATTGTGTACAAGTCCAACTGTGTTTCCTGTCATGGTGACAAGGGTGAAGGCAAAGTGGGCCCCAATCTGACCGATGAGCAGTGGAAAAACGTCAAAGTTATCGAGGATATTGCTACTGTGGTAGCCAACGGTGCGAATAATCAGGCCATGCCTGCGTGGAAGAATAGGCTGCATCCAAACGAGCTGGTGTTGGTGAGCGCCTATGTGGCATCGCTGCGGGGATCCAACCCGCCTGGTGCCAAAGCTGCAGAAGGCAACCCCATTCCACCCTGGAAGTAA
- the ccoN gene encoding cytochrome-c oxidase, cbb3-type subunit I, translating into MSQSAAQSPAVTLEEFKYDDKIVRAFALITCVWAVVAMLVGVIIALQLVVPALNLGWTFTSFGRLRPLHTNAAIFAFGGNAIFAAVYYSTQRLCKARMWSDTLSWLHFYGWQLIIVAAAITLPLGITQSKEYAELEWPIDLAIAVVWVGFFGVNFFMTLATRRERHMYVALWFYIATIVTVAVLHVFNSLVVPVGLFQSYSIYAGVQDAFMQWWYGHNAVAFFLTTPFLGLMYYFLPKAAERPVFSYKLSIIHFWSLVFIYIWAGPHHLHYTATPEWCTTLGMLFSLMLWMPSWGGMINGLLTLRGAWKKVTEDVVLKFFVVGITFYGMATFEGPVLSIKSVNALSHYTDWTIAHVHGGALGWNGMMTFGMIYWLLPRIFQTKLYSKKLAEWHFWLGTIGILLYIVPIYVAGLTQGLMWRAIDEQGNLMYPKFIETVQVLMPMYWIRVGGGLLFLLGAVLCLYNFIRTWMARPAVYEEPVYTAPRLTSNYVDDPAPESKLEAVLEMGKKIDVWSTLWWHRRWERLPLKFTVWVVIAVVAATLFELVPSFLIRSNIPALPGVKPYTPLELAGRDLYIANGCYNCHSQMIRPILAETKRYGPYSKPGEFVYDHPFQWGSRRIGPDLAREGGAQNALWHTTHFRNPTNTSPGSIMPAYPSFEQTELNFKTLPERVRAHNFLAGGQAYRPTDIENTETIALAQAKQIANDIIQQNGGQGSLPKNLERTQLVAIIAYLQRLGVEQPETPPVKPATPESKKVAAK; encoded by the coding sequence ATGAGCCAATCCGCTGCTCAATCGCCTGCTGTTACACTCGAAGAGTTTAAATACGACGACAAGATAGTGCGAGCCTTCGCGCTCATCACCTGTGTATGGGCGGTGGTGGCAATGCTGGTCGGAGTGATCATCGCCCTGCAACTGGTAGTGCCGGCCCTGAACCTGGGCTGGACGTTCACCTCGTTTGGCAGATTGCGCCCACTGCATACCAATGCCGCCATCTTCGCCTTCGGTGGCAACGCCATCTTTGCCGCGGTCTACTACTCCACGCAACGACTGTGCAAGGCCCGCATGTGGAGCGATACGCTCAGTTGGCTTCACTTTTATGGCTGGCAACTTATCATCGTAGCAGCGGCCATCACGCTGCCTCTGGGAATCACTCAAAGTAAAGAATATGCCGAGCTGGAATGGCCGATTGATCTTGCCATTGCTGTGGTCTGGGTCGGTTTCTTCGGCGTGAACTTTTTCATGACATTGGCTACCCGGCGTGAACGGCACATGTATGTCGCACTCTGGTTCTACATTGCCACGATTGTGACTGTTGCGGTGCTGCATGTGTTCAACAGCCTGGTGGTACCTGTTGGGCTGTTTCAAAGTTATTCAATTTACGCAGGTGTGCAGGATGCCTTCATGCAGTGGTGGTATGGACACAATGCGGTGGCGTTTTTCCTGACAACTCCATTCCTTGGGCTGATGTACTACTTCCTGCCCAAGGCCGCAGAACGTCCAGTGTTCTCGTACAAACTCAGCATTATTCACTTCTGGTCGCTGGTTTTCATTTACATCTGGGCTGGCCCGCACCACTTGCACTACACCGCCACGCCGGAGTGGTGCACGACGTTGGGCATGCTCTTTTCGCTGATGCTCTGGATGCCATCGTGGGGTGGCATGATCAACGGGCTTCTCACGCTCCGAGGGGCCTGGAAGAAAGTCACCGAAGATGTTGTTTTAAAGTTCTTCGTGGTGGGAATCACCTTTTATGGCATGGCTACTTTTGAAGGCCCTGTGCTTTCGATCAAGTCAGTCAATGCTTTGTCCCACTACACCGACTGGACGATCGCCCATGTGCATGGCGGGGCGCTTGGCTGGAATGGCATGATGACTTTCGGCATGATCTACTGGCTGCTACCCCGTATCTTCCAGACCAAACTCTACAGCAAGAAACTGGCGGAATGGCACTTCTGGCTCGGCACCATTGGTATCCTGCTGTACATCGTGCCCATCTATGTTGCGGGATTGACTCAGGGTTTGATGTGGCGGGCCATCGATGAGCAGGGCAATCTGATGTACCCCAAGTTCATCGAAACCGTGCAGGTGCTGATGCCGATGTACTGGATTCGTGTGGGTGGTGGCTTGCTGTTTTTGCTGGGTGCGGTGCTCTGTCTATACAACTTCATTCGTACCTGGATGGCTCGGCCCGCTGTTTACGAGGAACCAGTTTACACTGCCCCCCGGTTGACCAGTAACTATGTTGATGATCCTGCACCTGAATCCAAGCTGGAAGCAGTGCTGGAGATGGGCAAGAAGATTGATGTATGGTCGACGCTGTGGTGGCATCGCCGCTGGGAACGTCTGCCGTTGAAGTTCACGGTCTGGGTGGTGATTGCGGTGGTGGCAGCGACGCTGTTTGAACTGGTGCCCTCGTTCCTCATTCGTTCAAACATTCCAGCACTGCCTGGGGTGAAGCCATACACGCCGCTCGAACTGGCGGGGCGCGATCTCTACATCGCCAATGGCTGCTACAACTGTCATTCACAGATGATCCGTCCTATCCTGGCGGAGACCAAGCGGTACGGCCCCTACTCCAAGCCAGGCGAGTTCGTGTATGACCATCCGTTCCAGTGGGGTTCCCGCCGTATTGGTCCTGATCTGGCTCGTGAAGGTGGAGCCCAGAATGCACTCTGGCACACGACTCACTTCCGCAACCCGACGAATACCAGCCCCGGTTCGATCATGCCAGCTTATCCATCCTTCGAACAAACGGAGTTGAATTTCAAGACACTGCCTGAACGTGTGCGGGCACATAATTTCCTGGCAGGAGGACAGGCTTACAGGCCAACCGATATAGAGAATACCGAGACGATCGCGTTGGCTCAGGCCAAGCAGATCGCTAATGACATCATTCAACAAAACGGAGGGCAGGGCAGTCTGCCGAAGAACCTGGAGCGCACACAACTGGTGGCGATCATTGCTTACCTGCAGCGGCTCGGTGTGGAGCAGCCTGAAACGCCACCCGTCAAGCCTGCCACTCCGGAGAGCAAAAAGGTAGCTGCCAAGTAA
- a CDS encoding sigma-54-dependent Fis family transcriptional regulator has product MPLHSAELLLIDDDPDLREQVARNLIRLGYQVLSVGSVQEGLKYLVEKDVACAIVDYFMPEQTGMDFLKLLQERNHDCAVVMMSGQGTIPLAVEAMKCGAVDFLQKPVRLAELQAVLERQLHQRKIERENQHLRELIRKRQPGVELIGESVAMQQVQRLIQRMGPTDKPVLIQGESGTGKELVARALVAASPLASQPLVTINCAALPDQLLESELFGHEKGAFTGAASAKPGLFEVADGGTLFIDEIGELSPTLQPKLLRILEDGSLRRVGSIKERRVTVRLIAATNRDLSAEVKAGRFREDLFYRINLLTLHLPPLRERTGDLPLLFHHFLGNGWRVAENVVPALLQYDWPGNIRQLRNAIERAKILAEDNLIELKNFPPEVVETSDAATIVTSQESLVLGDMTRRKVIEAMQRSQGNKSQAAQSLGITRRSLYRLLEKHGITSW; this is encoded by the coding sequence ATGCCGTTGCATTCTGCTGAGTTGCTGCTTATTGATGATGACCCTGATTTGCGCGAACAAGTGGCACGCAACCTTATCCGACTTGGTTATCAGGTGCTGTCGGTTGGTTCTGTTCAGGAAGGGTTGAAATATCTTGTTGAGAAAGATGTAGCCTGTGCAATAGTCGATTACTTTATGCCAGAACAAACGGGCATGGATTTTCTCAAACTACTGCAGGAAAGAAACCACGACTGTGCAGTCGTGATGATGTCGGGGCAGGGTACGATTCCCCTTGCTGTTGAGGCCATGAAGTGCGGAGCAGTCGATTTCCTTCAAAAACCCGTTCGTCTGGCTGAACTGCAGGCAGTTCTTGAAAGGCAACTGCATCAGAGAAAGATTGAAAGGGAGAATCAACACCTCAGGGAATTGATCAGAAAAAGGCAGCCTGGGGTCGAGTTGATCGGCGAATCAGTAGCGATGCAGCAGGTACAACGGCTGATTCAACGCATGGGCCCAACTGACAAACCCGTACTCATTCAGGGTGAAAGCGGAACAGGCAAGGAACTGGTGGCACGGGCTTTGGTGGCTGCCAGTCCGCTGGCATCACAGCCGCTGGTCACCATCAACTGTGCCGCCTTGCCGGATCAGCTTCTGGAAAGTGAACTGTTTGGACATGAGAAAGGGGCATTTACCGGTGCAGCTTCTGCAAAGCCCGGTCTGTTCGAGGTGGCAGACGGTGGCACCTTGTTTATAGACGAGATAGGCGAACTGAGCCCGACTCTTCAACCCAAGCTGTTGCGAATTCTGGAAGACGGCAGCTTGCGACGAGTTGGTTCCATCAAGGAACGCCGAGTGACCGTACGGTTGATTGCTGCCACTAATCGCGATTTATCGGCTGAAGTCAAAGCCGGACGGTTTCGGGAAGATCTTTTTTATCGCATCAATCTGCTGACACTGCATTTGCCGCCATTGAGGGAACGTACCGGTGATCTCCCGCTGCTGTTTCATCATTTCCTGGGTAACGGCTGGCGTGTCGCGGAGAACGTTGTTCCAGCACTGCTTCAGTATGATTGGCCGGGCAATATAAGACAACTTAGAAACGCCATCGAACGGGCGAAGATATTGGCGGAAGACAATCTAATTGAACTGAAAAACTTCCCGCCAGAAGTGGTGGAAACCAGCGATGCAGCCACCATCGTCACTTCTCAGGAATCGCTGGTACTTGGAGATATGACCCGCCGCAAGGTCATCGAAGCGATGCAGCGATCACAGGGCAATAAATCGCAGGCAGCCCAGTCACTGGGTATTACTCGCCGTTCGCTGTACCGGTTATTGGAAAAGCATGGCATCACATCTTGGTAG
- a CDS encoding response regulator, which produces MARHLRIAIADDEAEIRDHYSKVIKRLGHEVVAAVDNGTALVEACQRLHPDLIISDVRMPQLDGEQAIREIWKTHPIPTILISAYQLSGQFPPDDAQVAWSYLRKPVKRQDFEAAIAATASS; this is translated from the coding sequence ATGGCCCGTCACCTGCGGATCGCTATCGCCGACGATGAAGCGGAGATACGCGATCACTACAGCAAAGTCATTAAACGACTGGGCCACGAAGTGGTGGCAGCGGTCGACAACGGAACGGCTCTGGTGGAAGCCTGTCAACGATTACACCCGGACTTGATCATCAGCGATGTGCGGATGCCACAACTCGATGGCGAACAGGCAATCCGTGAAATCTGGAAAACGCATCCCATTCCGACGATTCTCATATCGGCTTATCAACTGTCAGGCCAATTTCCGCCCGATGATGCACAGGTAGCCTGGTCCTATCTTCGCAAGCCCGTGAAACGGCAAGATTTTGAAGCAGCTATCGCTGCTACCGCTTCTTCATAG